The following proteins are co-located in the Pirellulales bacterium genome:
- a CDS encoding c-type cytochrome produces the protein MSARSDSPEPFDLPAGFEATLFADDTLAHDIFSLTFDSRGQVVVSGPGYVRALLDCDGDGRADAARQFSDFPKSGAQGLCFDGADLWLTGDNVLARLRDVNGDGQADGPPETIARIRGGEHGGHAIVKGPDGCFYVVCGNDAGIRQDHARASSSPIHDPRCGAILRVTSGRSQSEVVAHGFRNPYDLAFTPDGRLWTIDSDGERDHHLPWYVPTRLFHVATGREHGWLAGGWMNSWSRPEWFYDNVRPAAEFGRGSPTGMVVYQHHAFPRRYHGGLFAADWTFGRVYFVPVADAVRPPELFLASRGDTGFAPVDLEVSPAGELFIAIGGRRTHGGVYRIRYIGDDAPPAQETNDAMQTVLDAPQPLASWSRAQWLPRSRALGGDKFRAAAADLDRPIAERRRAIEILVELREPVDSATRAAVIAGRSPELIARLAWAIGRTTDADDSVTTLVELTHSEHPTIVQAAWEALAGRPDLTIDSSASLGWASALAAPCRRTRWSAIQVASQSGSQNYEAWQTANPARSIEHRLANRWVELSAAPTSEAASDHCAATLLDLLDAVEPNQVDDQTLLEMMRLLQVALGDVRIERSEPGATVGYVAREVRRIEPQRRTKLGELLSRRFPTGRRETDLEIARTLAMLEFVDPELIGRLVAQCDTTTTVEDDLHYLFATSAIGGDRTAAVTLATAKALLDLHAKLAARREYPSRMWPERVSELFVGLRTRDPNLESQLIDCDRYCLPEHTLFALRVADDLKPLAARNLLAAIEQSDASGEWSADVAELTRYLPADEALPLLRTHAEDPASRERVTLELARHKRPADRPVWVVGLASLNEAVVTACATALVETGSGDPTADEVAAAIGALDRLCHVRPIKESSPTPSPWPSHEPRQALAALLSKWAGERFEIDETTAPSLAQAYEPIFAWARAKYPQSAKTVGAAGESAAELLGRLPTIPLSQGSPTAGRAVYVKQQCVRCHGEAGKSANQRLGPDLAGAADRLSAADLFAEIVDPSRTVSPTYPTTAISTRDGHVHHGLIVYESPDGTLLQTAPDTLLRVTGDQLLSLEPSDRSLMPDGLLKGLGDQEIADLYAYLRALKAPQ, from the coding sequence ATGTCAGCGCGGAGCGACTCGCCAGAGCCGTTCGATCTGCCCGCCGGATTCGAGGCGACCCTCTTCGCCGACGACACGCTGGCGCACGACATTTTTTCGCTCACATTCGATTCGCGCGGTCAAGTCGTCGTCTCCGGCCCAGGCTATGTACGAGCGTTGCTCGACTGCGATGGCGACGGCCGCGCCGACGCCGCGCGCCAGTTCTCCGACTTTCCGAAGAGCGGTGCGCAAGGGCTATGCTTCGACGGCGCCGACTTGTGGTTGACCGGCGACAACGTGCTGGCGCGGTTGCGCGACGTCAACGGCGATGGCCAGGCCGATGGCCCGCCCGAGACGATCGCCCGCATCCGCGGCGGGGAGCACGGTGGCCACGCGATTGTGAAAGGGCCAGATGGCTGCTTCTATGTGGTTTGCGGCAACGATGCGGGCATTCGCCAGGACCATGCGCGCGCTTCCAGCTCACCGATCCATGACCCGCGCTGCGGCGCCATCCTGCGAGTAACGTCCGGTCGTTCGCAGAGCGAAGTCGTCGCGCACGGGTTCCGCAACCCCTATGATCTGGCGTTCACGCCCGACGGCCGGCTGTGGACGATCGACAGCGACGGCGAACGCGATCACCACCTGCCGTGGTACGTGCCAACCCGCTTATTCCATGTGGCCACGGGGCGCGAACATGGCTGGCTCGCGGGGGGATGGATGAACAGTTGGAGTCGCCCCGAGTGGTTCTACGACAACGTGCGGCCCGCGGCCGAATTTGGCCGGGGTTCTCCCACTGGCATGGTTGTGTATCAGCACCACGCGTTCCCACGCCGTTATCACGGCGGACTTTTCGCCGCCGACTGGACTTTTGGCCGCGTCTACTTCGTTCCTGTCGCCGACGCGGTGAGGCCGCCCGAATTGTTTCTTGCGTCGCGCGGCGATACGGGTTTCGCCCCTGTCGATCTGGAGGTGAGTCCCGCGGGCGAGCTTTTCATCGCCATTGGCGGGCGGCGCACGCACGGCGGCGTCTACCGCATTCGCTACATAGGCGACGATGCGCCACCGGCGCAAGAGACCAACGATGCAATGCAAACCGTGCTCGACGCTCCTCAGCCGCTGGCCAGTTGGTCGCGGGCCCAGTGGTTGCCTCGGTCCAGAGCACTCGGCGGCGACAAGTTTCGCGCGGCGGCCGCCGATCTGGATCGCCCCATTGCAGAGCGCCGGCGCGCAATAGAAATCCTGGTGGAACTGCGTGAACCAGTCGACTCGGCCACGCGTGCTGCGGTGATCGCCGGCAGGTCACCGGAGCTAATAGCTCGTCTGGCCTGGGCAATTGGCCGCACCACCGACGCCGACGACTCCGTGACAACACTCGTCGAACTCACCCATTCCGAGCATCCCACCATCGTTCAAGCAGCCTGGGAGGCGCTGGCCGGTCGCCCCGATCTGACCATCGATTCAAGCGCGTCGCTGGGATGGGCCAGCGCGCTTGCCGCCCCTTGTCGGCGCACGCGCTGGTCGGCAATTCAAGTGGCCAGTCAGTCCGGTAGCCAGAACTACGAAGCCTGGCAAACAGCCAACCCGGCTCGTTCGATCGAACACCGGCTAGCGAACCGCTGGGTCGAATTGAGCGCAGCGCCGACATCAGAGGCCGCCAGCGACCACTGCGCCGCCACTTTGCTCGACCTACTCGATGCCGTCGAGCCAAATCAAGTTGACGACCAAACCCTGCTCGAAATGATGCGGTTGTTGCAAGTCGCTCTCGGCGATGTGCGCATCGAGCGCTCGGAGCCGGGCGCCACCGTCGGCTACGTCGCTCGTGAAGTTCGGCGCATCGAACCGCAACGTCGAACCAAGCTCGGCGAGTTGCTGTCACGTCGATTTCCAACCGGGCGCCGCGAAACCGATTTGGAGATCGCCCGCACGTTGGCGATGCTGGAGTTTGTCGATCCAGAATTGATCGGCCGCCTCGTTGCGCAGTGTGACACTACCACGACCGTTGAAGACGACCTGCATTATCTATTTGCGACGTCCGCTATCGGCGGCGACCGAACCGCCGCCGTCACGCTGGCCACCGCCAAAGCCCTGCTCGACCTGCACGCCAAACTGGCGGCCCGCCGCGAGTATCCGAGCCGCATGTGGCCCGAACGAGTCTCCGAGCTGTTCGTCGGGCTGCGCACGCGCGATCCCAACTTGGAAAGTCAACTGATCGACTGCGATCGGTACTGTTTGCCCGAGCATACGCTATTCGCGCTGCGCGTTGCCGATGACCTGAAGCCCCTCGCCGCCCGCAATCTACTTGCCGCGATTGAACAGTCTGACGCCTCCGGCGAATGGTCGGCCGATGTGGCTGAGTTAACCCGCTACTTGCCCGCCGACGAGGCGTTGCCGCTGCTGCGGACGCATGCCGAAGACCCAGCATCGCGAGAACGTGTGACGCTGGAGCTTGCGCGACACAAGCGCCCCGCAGATCGCCCTGTCTGGGTCGTCGGCCTGGCATCGCTGAACGAAGCGGTTGTCACCGCTTGCGCCACGGCCTTGGTGGAAACAGGCAGCGGCGATCCCACCGCCGACGAAGTCGCCGCCGCGATCGGCGCGCTCGATCGCCTGTGCCATGTGCGCCCCATCAAGGAGAGCTCTCCCACGCCGTCGCCATGGCCGTCGCATGAGCCTCGTCAAGCGCTCGCCGCCCTACTGAGCAAGTGGGCCGGGGAACGTTTCGAGATCGACGAAACCACCGCGCCATCGCTAGCCCAAGCCTATGAACCGATCTTCGCCTGGGCCCGCGCGAAATATCCACAATCCGCAAAAACTGTTGGCGCCGCCGGCGAATCAGCGGCCGAACTGCTGGGTCGCTTGCCCACAATTCCGCTGTCCCAAGGCTCGCCAACGGCCGGCCGCGCGGTGTACGTCAAGCAACAGTGCGTCCGCTGTCATGGCGAGGCGGGCAAATCGGCCAATCAGCGTCTGGGCCCCGATCTGGCCGGCGCGGCCGATCGCTTGAGCGCAGCCGACCTGTTCGCCGAAATCGTCGATCCCAGTCGTACCGTCTCGCCCACCTATCCAACCACCGCGATCAGCACACGCGATGGCCATGTGCATCACGGCCTGATTGTCTACGAATCGCCCGATGGCACGTTGCTGCAAACCGCGCCCGATACGCTGCTGCGTGTGACAGGGGACCAACTGCTTTCGCTGGAGCCGAGCGACCGCTCCCTCATGCCCGACGGATTGCTCAAGGGGCTTGGCGATCAGGAAATCGCCGATCTGTACGCCTACTTGCGCGCCCTCAAGGCGCCCCAATAG
- a CDS encoding amidohydrolase family protein gives MQLLARRYDTGRLAQFEVRDGRVRSVRDCEEEPAPRDPCWIAPGLVDIQINGYGGQEFSSLELTPEKVAAIVREHERFGVTALCPTLTTQADDVLLHGLAMIARACESSPAVERAVVGIHVEGPYISTEDGPRGAHPREHCRAPDWGHFRRFQEAAGGRIALVTLSPEYDEAPDFIARATASGVRVALGHTGADSQQIHRAVDAGARLSTHLGNGAHRQLRRHPNYLWDQLGEDRLAASLIVDGHHLPPEVVRTFVRAKSAERIVLVSDVSGLAGLPAGRYVSSGCELEILPDGRLVIAGQDQLLAGASRPIGDGIVNVMRFAGVDLRAAIEMASTQPASLLGKECGGLRPGDVADWILFRLVPAERPTSLEVVATLRAGEVVYGAID, from the coding sequence ATGCAGCTACTCGCGAGACGTTATGACACGGGCCGCTTGGCGCAGTTTGAAGTTCGCGACGGTCGCGTGCGCTCGGTACGCGATTGTGAAGAGGAGCCAGCGCCGCGCGACCCTTGTTGGATTGCGCCGGGTCTGGTCGACATTCAGATCAATGGTTATGGCGGCCAGGAGTTCAGTTCGCTCGAATTGACGCCAGAGAAGGTGGCCGCCATCGTGCGCGAACATGAGCGGTTTGGCGTGACGGCGCTTTGCCCCACGCTGACCACGCAGGCCGACGACGTCTTGCTGCACGGATTGGCGATGATCGCGCGGGCCTGCGAGTCGTCCCCGGCCGTGGAGCGCGCGGTGGTCGGCATTCATGTGGAGGGGCCATACATCTCCACGGAGGACGGGCCACGCGGGGCGCATCCGCGCGAACATTGCCGGGCGCCCGACTGGGGCCATTTTCGCCGGTTCCAGGAGGCGGCCGGGGGGCGCATCGCGCTGGTCACCCTGTCGCCGGAGTATGACGAGGCGCCCGATTTCATCGCCCGCGCTACGGCGTCGGGCGTGCGCGTGGCGCTGGGACATACGGGCGCCGATTCTCAGCAGATACATCGCGCGGTCGACGCCGGCGCGCGGCTGTCGACACATTTGGGCAATGGAGCGCACCGCCAATTGCGGCGGCATCCCAACTACCTCTGGGATCAACTGGGCGAAGATCGACTGGCCGCCAGCTTGATCGTTGATGGGCATCATCTGCCGCCCGAGGTGGTGCGGACGTTTGTCCGCGCGAAGTCGGCAGAGCGAATCGTTTTGGTGAGCGACGTGTCGGGGTTGGCTGGTTTGCCGGCGGGACGCTATGTGTCTAGCGGATGCGAGTTGGAGATCTTGCCTGATGGCCGGCTGGTCATCGCTGGCCAGGACCAATTGCTGGCTGGCGCTTCGCGGCCGATTGGCGATGGCATTGTGAACGTGATGCGGTTTGCGGGGGTTGATCTGCGGGCAGCGATCGAGATGGCCTCGACGCAGCCGGCGTCGCTATTGGGAAAAGAGTGCGGCGGACTGCGCCCCGGCGACGTGGCCGATTGGATTCTGTTTCGGCTTGTGCCTGCGGAACGGCCGACAAGTCTTGAGGTGGTGGCGACGCTCCGCGCGGGGGAGGTCGTTTATGGCGCGATTGATTAA